One genomic segment of Xyrauchen texanus isolate HMW12.3.18 chromosome 5, RBS_HiC_50CHRs, whole genome shotgun sequence includes these proteins:
- the ebpl gene encoding emopamil-binding protein-like, whose translation MMAEAGVLQEPALFTKVTVYSLVACAAQFAVGYAFALKWGNKCSTVDRWVLVWLFYDAIVHFTLEGPFVYMSLVGNVATSDNLFAELWKEYGKADERWLYSDPTIVSLELLTVILDGSLALLLVYAIIKDKHYRHFIQITLCVCELYGGWMTFCPDWLIGSPNLNTSNWLYLWVYLVFFNGIWVVVPGLLLWQSWKDLRRMHRYPKKDR comes from the exons ATGATGGCAGAAGCCGGTGTGCTGCAAGAACCTGCACTTTTCACTAAAGTAACCGTTTATTCCCTTGTCGCCTGTGCTGCACAGTTTGCTGTCGGATATGCTTTCGCGCTAAAATGGGGGAACAAGTGTTCCACTGTTGATCGGTGGGTCCTTGTTTGGTTGTTTTACGACGCAATAGTTCATTTCACGCTG GAGGGACCCTTTGTCTATATGTCACTCGTTGGAAATGTTGCAACCTCTGACAATCTGTTTGCAGAGCTGT GGAAGGAATATGGCAAGGCAGATGAACGCTGGTTGTACTCAGACCCAACTATAGTATCTTTAGAGCTTCTGACTGTGATTTTGGACGGCTCACTGGCCCTGCTTCTAGTCTACGCCATCATTAAGGACAAACACTACAG GCACTTTATTCAGATCACGCTATGTGTGTGCGAGTTGTACGGGGGTTGGATGACCTTCTGTCCAGACTGGCTAATCGGAAGCCCTAACCTCAACACGAGCAACTGGCTGTACCTGTGGGTCTACCTGGTGTTCTTTAATGGGATCTGGGTGGTGGTACCTGGACTCCTCCTCTGGCAATCATGGAAAGATTTAAGAAGAATGCATCGGTATCCAAAGAAGGATAGATAG
- the arl11 gene encoding ADP-ribosylation factor-like protein 11, whose product MGIFQSKKFHKSPQVVLMGLDSAGKSTLLFKQQRGVVMETSPTVGFNVATVELDKKTSLTIWDVGGQGTMRPNWRYYLEGCKVLVFVVDSSDSARMGEAQKALKKVLSDENLKGVPLMVLANKKDLPNSMTIREVSTLLELDKYTDRVWEIQACSAIKGLGLQQAFTSIAKLLK is encoded by the coding sequence ATGGGAATCTTTCAATCTAAAAAGTTTCACAAGTCTCCACAGGTTGTCCTCATGGGCCTGGATTCAGCTGGAAAATCCACTTTATTGTTTAAACAGCAGCGAGGTGTTGTGATGGAGACATCCCCAACTGTTGGCTTCAACGTTGCAACTGTAGAGCTGGACAAGAAAACCTCACTGACCATATGGGATGTTGGGGGTCAGGGGACAATGAGGCCCAACTGGAGATACTACCTAGAAGGATGCAAGGTACTGGTGTTTGTGGTGGACAGCAGTGACAGTGCCAGGATGGGAGAAGCCCAGAAAGCCTTGAAGAAGGTTTTGAGTGATGAGAACTTAAAAGGAGTTCCTCTGATGGTGCTGGCCAACAAAAAGGATCTGCCAAACTCGATGACTATCAGAGAGGTGTCTACATTGTTGGAGTTGGACAAATACACAGATCGGGTGTGGGAGATCCAAGCCTGCAGTGCCATTAAGGGACTGGGTCTCCAACAAGCTTTCACCTCAATAGCTAAACTATTAAAGTAA
- the LOC127644096 gene encoding RCC1 and BTB domain-containing protein 1-like: MVDVTKWPLFTLLSAQELASIRQACIFGAYANEAIYITHDDEVYVLGLNCSNCLGTGDSQSTIVPKKLDSLSGKKVVRLSYGSGPHVLLATEEGELYAWGHNGYSQLGNGTTNQGVSPVLVSLNLQNKRVTEVACGSHHSLALTHDGEVFAWGYNNCGQVGSGSTANQPAPRKVTNCLQNKVMVSIACGQTSSMAVADNGEVYGWGYNGNGQLGLGNNGNQLTACRLIALQGQCVLQIASGYAHSLALTDEGLLYAWGANTYGQLGTGNKSNQLGPVQVMTEKERIVEIAACHSTHTSAAKTQSGQVYMWGQCRGQPLVLPHLTHFTSTDDVFACFATPSVMWRLLSMEHDDFLTVAESLKKEFDNPETSDLKFSIDGKYIHVHKAVLKIRCEHFRSMFQSHWNEDMKEVIEIDQFSFPVYRSFLEFLYTDSVDLPPEDAIGLLDLATSYCENRLKKLCQHIIKRGITVENAFSLLSAAIKYDAEDLEEFCFKFCVNHLTEVTQTAAFWQIDGNMLKEFICRASRCGAFKN, encoded by the exons ATGGTGGATGTCACTAAGTGGCCTCTCTTCACACTCTTGAGTGCTCAGGAGCTCGCCTCCATAAGACAGGCATGCATTTTCGGAGCATATGCTAATGAGGCCATCTACATCACCCATGATGATGAA GTGTATGTGTTAGGTCTGAACTGCAGTAATTGTCTGGGCACTGGAGACAGTCAGAGCACCATTGTCCCTAAAAAACTGGACTCTCTGAGTGGGAAGAAGGTGGTCCGTTTAAGCTATGGCAGTGGGCCTCATGTTCTGCTTGCCACAGAAG AGGGGGAGTTGTATGCATGGGGGCATAATGGGTACAGTCAGTTGGGCAATGGGACGACCAATCAAGGTGTGTCACCCGTCCTGGTGTCTTTAAACCTGCAGAACAAGAGAGTGACAGAGGTGGCCTGTGGGTCTCACCACTCTTTAGCACTGACCCATGATGGTGAG GTATTTGCTTGGGGCTACAACAACTGTGGTCAGGTGGGTTCGGGGTCCACCGCCAACCAGCCGGCACCCCGCAAAGTGACCAACTGCCTCCAGAACAAAGTAATGGTCAGTATAGCCTGTGGACAGACCTCCTCCATGGCTGTGGCGGATAATGGCGAG gttTATGGGTGGGGTTACAATGGAAATGGACAGCTGGGGTTGGGCAACAATGGGAACCAGCTGACAGCGTGTCGTTTGATTGCGCTGCAAGGCCAATGTGTGCTGCAG ATTGCCTCTGGTTATGCTCATTCACTGGCCTTGACCGATGAGGGATTACTGTATGCATGGGGGGCCAACACTTATGGCCAGCTGGGCACCGGCAACAAGAGCAATCAACTCGGCCCTGTTCAGGTCATGACTGAGAAAGAAAG GATTGTGGAGATCGCCGCCTGTCATTCCACACACACATCAGCGGCAAAGACGCAGAGCGGTCAGGTGTACATGTGGGGGCAGTGCCGCGGACAGCCACTCGTGCTGCCACACCTCACGCACTTCACCAGCACGGACGATGTCTTCGCCTGCTTTGCCACCCCTTCTGTTATGTGGCGACTGCTCTCCATGG AGCATGATGATTTCCTGACTGTAGCAGAGTCCCTAAAAAAAGAGTTTGACAATCCTGAGACCTCGGACCTCAAATTCAGCATAGACGGCAAATACATCCATGTCCACAAGGCTGTTCTCAAAATTAG GTGTGAGCACTTCAGATCAATGTTCCAGTCACACTGGAATGAGGATATGAAAGAAGTGATTGAGATTGACCAGTTTTCTTTTCCGGTGTATCGCTCTTTCTTGGAGTTCCTTTACACTGATAGTGTAGATCTTCCTCCTGAGGATGCTATCG GACTGCTGGATCTTGCAACCTCATACTGTGAAAACAGACTAAAGAAGTTGTGCCAGCATATCATAAAGAGGGGCATCACTGTCGAAAACGCTTTCTCCCTGCTGTCTGCTGCCATTAAATATGATGCTGAG GATCTTGAGGAGTTCTGTTTTAAATTCTGTGTCAACCACTTGACTGAGGTCACACAGACAGCTGCATTCTGGCAGATCGACGGCAACATGCTGAAGGAGTTCATCTGCAGAGCCAGCCGTTGTGGAGCTTTCAAAAACTAA